One segment of Clavelina lepadiformis chromosome 2, kaClaLepa1.1, whole genome shotgun sequence DNA contains the following:
- the LOC143446242 gene encoding uncharacterized protein LOC143446242 has protein sequence MDRGESENDASSKAMTLNSPEVITSKNHSFLPNDPQDIVPDMSTSFKRDGISSILSREYKMKNASRRVSFPEDDKIISGYGEPRNPWAHAKSTSTEELIQAYTQSCQQWGVKPITKLLVQLQEIRDFSVRAHSLTLKGEKLDSKVVETLEAVFRRVQFVIMDLEATNLDDDSAAALFDMIEYYESAVNVLVGFNKNLGTRGWQAAAHMMRKMSCLRLFDGHGVPLTDQAVPFVGRALRLSNTVVTLHLECATLSGRPMLLIVAALRMNVTLRELFLADNRLISTDALQLANLLKFNSVLQLLDVRNNHIQDAGLCHICAGLMSQSQTNPGGLQTLVLWNNQLSYQSMGKLAMALKYTNTLSTLNLGQNVLGDDGAAKLKEGLLHNHSLLRLGMVGTKLSCEGAIALAEFLAETPRIIRLDMRNNDIQVGGLMALSLAFKINYSLLRLDIDKPSSKEVLKELVEKQDSLLKDIHAYAARNKEQALQRVLNVQMERQKKTDEEKTHGFRYMDMTNSAIASSQNNSNNKTNVATNSKQVCNSQLLECHIDDSPMNSPALLPTNSVSYHQVSPVMFSSSEMEKRAAQTKSDADATTQQEDVEERLVDGGVHQNKAQSQLPSSGESQHKEDEPAIDPQSSEVDTEVMTPSKNQPIIATEEDEKLDEVAKSSLENIKPSIDEDSTTGSEVEENTETLARSEAIDADCSSSDKTETVAGLQESNVTITHFDLSLFPKD, from the exons ATGGACAGAGGGGAAAGTGAAAATGATGCCTCATCAAAAGCAATGACTTTAAATTCACCTGAAGTAATCACTTCTAAAAATCATTCCTTTCTTCCAAATGATCCTCAAG aTATTGTGCCTGATATGTCTACCAGTTTTAAACGAGATGGCATAAGCAGTATTTTGTCAAGGGAATACAAGATGAAAAATGCATCAAGAAGAGTAAGTTTCCCAGAAGATGATAAAATTATCAGTGGATATGGAGAACCACGCAATCCGTGGGCTCATG CCAAAAGTACATCAACTGAAGAACTAATCCAAGCTTACACCCAATCATGTCAGCAATGGGGTGTGAAACCCATAACAAAGCTCCTAGTGCAACTACAA GAAATCAGAGATTTTTCTGTGAGAGCTCATTCATTgacattaaaag GTGAAAAACTGGATTCAAAAGTTGTGGAGACATTGGAAGCTGTTTTCAGAAGAGTCCAGTTTGTGATCATGGACTTGGAGGCAACTAATCTAGATGATGAT tCTGCTGCAGCCCTGTTTGACATGATTGAATATTATGAATCCGCTGTGAATGTCTTGGTTGgcttcaataaaaatttaggCACACGAGGCTGGCAGGCAGCTGCTCACATGATGAGAAAG ATGTCCTGCTTGCGACTCTTTGATGGCCACGGTGTACCTTTGACAGATCAGGCAGTACCTTTCGTCGGCAGGGCATTAAGGCTGAGTAACACTGTTGTCACGCTCCATCTTGAATGTGCAACATTAAGTGGCAGGCCTATGCTACTAATAG TTGCTGCACTTCGAATGAATGTTACGTTAAGGGAACTATTTCTTGCTGATAATCGTTTGATTTCAACTGATGCATTGCAACTGGCCAACCTCCTTAAATTCAATTCTGTGCTACAGTTGCTAGACGTTAGAAATAACCATATCCAG GATGCCGGTTTATGTCATATATGTGCTGGCCTCATGAGTCAGTCACAGACCAATCCAGGTGGTTTGCAGACTTTAGTTCTGTGGAATAACCAATTATCATACCAGAGCATGGGCAAACTGGCAATGGCCTTG AAATACACCAATACCTTGTCGACACTGAACTTGGGTCAAAATGTTCTTGGAGATGATGGTGCTGCAAAATTAAAGGAAGGGTTATTACACAATCATTCTCTTCTTAGACTTGGAATGGTTGGCACTAAGCTATCTTGTGAAG GTGCTATCGCATTAGCTGAATTTCTTGCCGAAACGCCACGCATTATTCGTTTAGACATGCGCAACAATGACATTCAGGTTGGTGGTTTAATGGCTTTAAGTCTCGCCTTCAAAATCAACTACTCGCTCCTACGCTTGGACATTGACAAGCCAAGTTCAAAGGAAGTT ttaaaaGAGTTGGTTGAAAAGCAAGACTCACTGTTAAAAGACATTCATGCTTATGCTGCCCGTAACAAGGAACAAGCATTGCAACGTGTTTTAAACGTGCAAATGGAAAGACAGAAGAAAACAGATGAAGAAAAAACACACGGTTTCAG GTATATGGACATGACCAATTCTGCCATCGCGTCAAGTCAAAACAAtagcaacaacaaaacaaatgttgCTACAAACTCAAAACAAGTTTGCAATTCTCAGCTACTTGAATGTCACATTGATGACAGCCCCATGAATTCACCTGCGCTCTTGCCAACGAATAGTGTCTCCTATCATCAG GTATCTCCCGTCATGTTTAGTAGCAGTGAAATGGAGAAGCGCGCTGCTCAGACAAAGAGTGATGCAGATGCTACTACTCAACAGGAAGATGTAGAAGAGCGACTGGTGGATGGCGGTGTCCATCAAAACAAAGCACAATCTCAACTTCCTTCATCTGGAGAATCCCAACACAAAGAAGATGAACCAGCCATTGATCCCCAGTCTAGTGAAGTCGACACAGAAGTGATGACTCCGTCAAAGAACCAGCCAATAATAGCGACAGAAGAAGATGAAAAGCTTGATGAAGTTGCCAAAAGTAGTCTGGAAAACATCAAACCGTCTATCGATGAAGACTCAACTACGGGCAGCGAAGTTGAAGAGAATACGGAAACTCTTGCACGATCCGAAGCGATTGATGCAGACTGTTCATCGTCGGATAAGACAGAAACTGTTGCAGGTCTCCAAGAAAGCAATGTGACTATTACACATTTTGACTTAAGCTTATTCCCAAAAGACTGA
- the LOC143445882 gene encoding junctional adhesion molecule A-like isoform X2 yields the protein MMNFIYYYMFLIVGLVPEVFGVRVTLESGRTGEIPVEVTQGEPKTLQCNYQATSGNGETQINWLYDHDSSTTSQQHIVFNAKVVEGKQDQYSFVNPASLQIKSATKDLAGFYSCAVTIVNDVPSLDSGTYNLTVNVPPSKPSCQFTSDYALTIGFNAEFRCYSSEGIPSPQYTWVKDGRDLPVNGQNVEIYKNTSYSYNKDTGTMMFSKVVPGDAGVYFCKSTNKVGEEMCTAVTITTKDQDVGMIVGIVFGVIFGLLLIGVLVWWTWRKGYCDGITNKDEMDDIEDDGSNDIMLDGNGPAVHKPPSEYNGSTGKQEASMMI from the exons TGCCGGAAGTTTTTGGAGTGCGTGTTACATTGGAAAGTGGTCGAACTGGTGAGATTCCAGTGGAAGTGACTCAGGGAGAACCAAAGACGCTTCAATGTAATTACCAAGCAACGTCAGGCAATGGTGAAACTCA aATAAACTGGTTGTACGACCATGATTCTTCCACCACTTCACAAcaacatattgtttttaatgcaAAAGTTGTTGAGGGCAAACAAGATCAGTATTCTTTTGTCAATCCAGCTAGTTTACAAATCAAATCTGCAACAAAAGACTTGGCAG GTTTCTATTCTTGTGCAGTGACCATAGTTAATGACGTACCAAGCTTAGACAGTGGGACTTACAATCTTACTGTTAATG TTCCTCCTTCCAAGCCCTCATGTCAGTTTACAAGTGATTACGCTCTTACCATTGGTTTCAATGCAGAATTTCGTTGTTATTCCTCCGAAG GTATACCAAGCCCACAATACACTTGGGTTAAAGATGGCCGAGATTTACCAGTAAATGgtcaaaatgttgaaatttaCAAGAATACAAGCTATTCATACAACAAAGATACAGGCACCATGATGTTTTCC AAAGTTGTGCCTGGAGATGCAggagtttatttttgcaaatccACAAATAAAGTTGGGGAAGAAATGTGCACTGCAGTCACCATAACTACAA AGGATCAAGATGTGGGAATGATAGTTGGCATTGTCTTTGGCGTTATATTTGGTCTTTTACTAATTGGCGTGCTTGTTTGGTGGACTTGGAGAAAAGGCTACTGTGACG GTATTACAAACAAAGACGAAATGGATGA TATTGAAGATGATGGTTCTAATGATATTATGCTGGATGGCAATGGACCTGCAGTACACAAGCCACCAAGTGAATACAACGGTTCCACGGGAAAG CAAGAGGCATCCATGATGATTTAA
- the LOC143446756 gene encoding adenosine receptor A2b-like — translation MYAHAEMLAYISIEALIAILTFVSNLLVLVAISKFRNLQTVTNYLIANLAVADIGVALFAIPSAIILRIGLRITPTGDHLDDDGVVNRELCLIIASSVLFLTQVSIYSLFIIALDRFIAIYFPLRYRTLVTKQRVKICMISTWILGGLTGFLPQIGWNAVHSESMQTINDTDVTRCAFEEVINMEYMVYVNFFVCVLLPLLLMFVLYYFIFKTAKNQLRKIYCDVNYNVRSRTFRQSLNSMQLALQIRETKFCQPAESNTKVSLRSKTLKIQQDQRTNEALKRIDIEEEAKETTDCVGQSQRKDLIQSFDIHEEALPTKVPTSQAIGISGYFSNSWIGRKFSFSSYNTSSLDNLQSGEPYDSRYLRRKAQYIKKEFRAARSLLVVVGVFSACWLPLHVLNCVTLFQPDIYQPTWLTDSAIILSHANSAFNPFIYAYHLHDMRVAFQKIIKNLWNRFALLGHCQDKISM, via the exons ATGTATGCTCATGCTGAAATGCTGGCTTACATTTCGATCGAGGCTTTGATTGCCATTTTGACGTTCGTCAGCAATTTGCTGGTACTTGTGGCAATTAGCAAATTTAGAAATCTCCAAACCGTGACCAATTATCTTATTGCAAACTTAGCTGTGGCGGACATTGGTGTTGCTCTTTTTGCTATTCCGAGCGCAATAATTCTACGCATAG GATTACGAATTACTCCAACTGGCGACCATCTAGATGATGATGGCGTTGTAAATCGTGAATTATGTTTGATCATTGCTTCCTCTGTTCTATTCCTCACTCAAGTTTCTATATATAGTTTGTTCATTATAGCATTAGACAGGTTCATAGCCATCTACTTTCCACTCAG GTACCGCACCTTGGTTACAAAACAACGTGTGAAGATTTGCATGATCAGCACCTGGATTCTAGGTGGCTTGACTGGATTTCTCCCGCAAATCGGTTGGAATGCTGTTCATTCGGAATCAATGCAAACAAT aaacGACACTGATGTAACACGGTGTGCCTTCGAAGAAGTAATTAACATGGAATATATGGTCTATGTCAATTTTTTTGTCTGCGTTCTTCTTCCTTTATTGctgatgtttgttttgtattatttcatttttaag ACGGCCAAAAATCAACTACGAAAAATTTACTGCGATGTAAATTACAACGTGAGATCCAGAACTTTCAGACAATCATTGAATTCAATGCAACTAGCTTTGCAAATAAGAGAAACGAAGTTTTGTCAGCCTGCTGAATCGAACACAAAAGTTTCACTGCGCTCAAAAACTCTAAAAATCCAGCAAGACCAAAGAACCAACGAAGCTTTGAAACGTATAGATATCGAAGAAGAG GCTAAAGAAACAACTGATTGCGTTGGACAATCTCAAAGAAAAGATTTAATTCAATCATTTGACATTCATGAAGAAGCACTTCCCACAAAAGTCCCGACGTCACAAGCCATAGGCATAAGTGGATATTTTTCCAATTCTTGGATAGGAAGgaagttttctttttcttcgtACAATACTTCATCGTTAGATAATCTACAATCTGGAGAACCTTATGACAGCCGTTATTTAAGACGTAAAGCCCAGTACATAAAAAAGGAATTTCGTGCTGCTCGCAGTTTGTTGGTTGTCGTTGGTGTATTTTCCGCGTGCTGGTTGCCGTTACACGTCTTGAACTGTGTTACGTTATTTCAACCTGATATCTATCAGCCGACATGGCTGACTGATTCTGCCATTATTCTGTCTCATGCGAATTCAGCTTTTAACCCCTTTATATACGCATATCACCTGCATGACATGAGGGTTGCCTTccaaaaaattatcaaaaaccTTTGGAATCGCTTTGCATTGTTAGGTCACTGCCAAGACAAAATCAGCATGTGA
- the LOC143445882 gene encoding junctional adhesion molecule A-like isoform X1 encodes MMNFIYYYMFLIVGLVPEVFGVRVTLESGRTGEIPVEVTQGEPKTLQCNYQATSGNGETQINWLYDHDSSTTSQQHIVFNAKVVEGKQDQYSFVNPASLQIKSATKDLAGFYSCAVTIVNDVPSLDSGTYNLTVNVPPSKPSCQFTSDYALTIGFNAEFRCYSSEGIPSPQYTWVKDGRDLPVNGQNVEIYKNTSYSYNKDTGTMMFSKVVPGDAGVYFCKSTNKVGEEMCTAVTITTKDQDVGMIVGIVFGVIFGLLLIGVLVWWTWRKGYCDGITNKDEMDDIEDDGSNDIMLDGNGPAVHKPPSEYNGSTGKASDTAGSKQNLPEGAIRVMP; translated from the exons TGCCGGAAGTTTTTGGAGTGCGTGTTACATTGGAAAGTGGTCGAACTGGTGAGATTCCAGTGGAAGTGACTCAGGGAGAACCAAAGACGCTTCAATGTAATTACCAAGCAACGTCAGGCAATGGTGAAACTCA aATAAACTGGTTGTACGACCATGATTCTTCCACCACTTCACAAcaacatattgtttttaatgcaAAAGTTGTTGAGGGCAAACAAGATCAGTATTCTTTTGTCAATCCAGCTAGTTTACAAATCAAATCTGCAACAAAAGACTTGGCAG GTTTCTATTCTTGTGCAGTGACCATAGTTAATGACGTACCAAGCTTAGACAGTGGGACTTACAATCTTACTGTTAATG TTCCTCCTTCCAAGCCCTCATGTCAGTTTACAAGTGATTACGCTCTTACCATTGGTTTCAATGCAGAATTTCGTTGTTATTCCTCCGAAG GTATACCAAGCCCACAATACACTTGGGTTAAAGATGGCCGAGATTTACCAGTAAATGgtcaaaatgttgaaatttaCAAGAATACAAGCTATTCATACAACAAAGATACAGGCACCATGATGTTTTCC AAAGTTGTGCCTGGAGATGCAggagtttatttttgcaaatccACAAATAAAGTTGGGGAAGAAATGTGCACTGCAGTCACCATAACTACAA AGGATCAAGATGTGGGAATGATAGTTGGCATTGTCTTTGGCGTTATATTTGGTCTTTTACTAATTGGCGTGCTTGTTTGGTGGACTTGGAGAAAAGGCTACTGTGACG GTATTACAAACAAAGACGAAATGGATGA TATTGAAGATGATGGTTCTAATGATATTATGCTGGATGGCAATGGACCTGCAGTACACAAGCCACCAAGTGAATACAACGGTTCCACGGGAAAG GCATCTGACACAGCTGGCTCAAAGCAAAACCTGCCCGAAGGGGCTATAAGAGTTATGCCATAG